A stretch of Vulpes vulpes isolate BD-2025 chromosome 4, VulVul3, whole genome shotgun sequence DNA encodes these proteins:
- the RPL37 gene encoding large ribosomal subunit protein eL37: MTKGTSSFGKRRNKTHTLCRRCGSKAYHLQKSTCGKCGYPAKRKRKYNWSAKAKRRNTTGTGRMRHLKIVYRRFRYSVCVSIV, encoded by the exons ATG ACGAAGGGGACGTCATCGTTCGGAAAGCGTCGCAATAAGACGCACACGTTGTGCCGCCGCTGTGGCTCTAAGGCCTACCACCTTCAGAAGTCCACCTGCGGCAAGTGTGGCTACCCTGCCAAGCGGAAGAGAAAGT ATAACTGGAGTGCCAAGGCTAAAAGACGGAATACCACCGGGACCGGTCGAATGAGGCACCTAAAAATTGTATACCGCAGATTCAGGTacagtgtgtgtgtttctatcGTCTGA